Proteins encoded by one window of Octopus sinensis unplaced genomic scaffold, ASM634580v1 Contig15378, whole genome shotgun sequence:
- the LOC118761574 gene encoding zinc finger protein 2 homolog isoform X3: MTDYPLIMNPLTEANNPDTGEKPYHSTTCSVSFCQSGVLTIDEPSHTGEKPYPCDICGKSFSQRSNLTQHLYTHTGEKPYHCDICAKSFSQRSNLTQHFYTHRGEKSYNCDICGKSFSRSTYLTKHKLTHTGKKPYHCDICSKSFSQNCNLNDHKRRHTGEKPYRCGICGKSFSQGSHLTKHKLTHTGEKPYHCDICGKSFSQSSILTGHKRRHTGEKPYHCDICGKSFSQSSILTGHKRRHTGERPYHCDICGKSFSRSGDVTRHKRTHTGVKPYHCEICGKSFSQSIILTDHKRTHTGEKPHHCDTCGKSYFRNSQLTIHKRVHTGEKPYHCDICGESFPQKGHLSRHLSIHTQA; encoded by the exons atgACAGATTATCCTCTCATAATGAATCCTTTAACTGAAGCAAACAACCctgatacaggtgagaaaccatatcactctACTACCTGCAGTGTATCATTCTGTCAGAGTGGTGTCTTGACTATAGATGAACCTtcacatactggggaaaaaccatatccatgtgatatctgtggtaaatcattctctcaaaggagtAACTTGACGCAACACTTAtatactcatacaggagaaaagccatatcattgtgatatctgtgctaaatcattctctcaaaggagtAACTTGACACAACACTTTTATACACATAGAGGAGAAAAGTCATataattgtgatatttgtggtaaatcattctctcgtagtaCTTACTTAACTAAGCAC aaacttacacatacaggaaaaaagccatatcattgtgatatctgtagtaaatcattctctcaaaattgtaatttaaatgaCCACAAACGTAGACATACAG gagagaagccatatcgttgtggtatttgtggtaaatctttctctcaaggtagtcatttgactaaacacaaacttacacatacaggtgagaag ccatatcactgtgatatctgtggtaaatcattctctcaaagtagtattTTAACTGGCCACAAACGTAGAC atacaggagagaagccatatcactgtgatatctgtggtaaatcattctctcaaagtagtattTTAACAGGCCACAAACGTAGACATACAGGGGAaagaccatatcattgtgatatctgtggtaaatcattttctagaaGTGGTGATgtgactagacacaaacgtacgcaTACGGGAgtgaagccataccattgtgaaatctgtggtaaatcattctctcaaagtattattttaactgaccacaaacgtacacatacaggtgagaaaccacaccattgtgatacctgtggtaaatcatacttTAGAAATAGTCAGTTGACtattcacaaacgtgttcatacgggagagaagccatatcattgtgacatctgtggtgaatcattcccTCAAAAAGGTCACTTAAGTAGACATTtgagtattcatacacaagcgtaa
- the LOC118761574 gene encoding zinc finger protein 2 homolog isoform X2: protein MTDYPLIMNPLTEANNPDTGEKPYHSTTCSVSFCQSGVLTIDEPSHTGEKPYPCDICGKSFSQRSNLTQHLYTHTGEKPYHCDICAKSFSQRSNLTQHFYTHRGEKSYNCDICGKSFSRSTYLTKHKLTHTGKKPYHCDICSKSFSQNCNLNDHKRRHTGERPYHCDICGKSFSRSSHLTKHKLTHTGEKPYHCDICGKSFSQSSILTGHKRRHTGEKPYHCDICGKSFSQSSILTGHKRRHTGERPYHCDICGKSFSRSGDVTRHKRTHTGVKPYHCEICGKSFSQSIILTDHKRTHTGEKPHHCDTCGKSYFRNSQLTIHKRVHTGEKPYHCDICGESFPQKGHLSRHLSIHTQA, encoded by the exons atgACAGATTATCCTCTCATAATGAATCCTTTAACTGAAGCAAACAACCctgatacaggtgagaaaccatatcactctACTACCTGCAGTGTATCATTCTGTCAGAGTGGTGTCTTGACTATAGATGAACCTtcacatactggggaaaaaccatatccatgtgatatctgtggtaaatcattctctcaaaggagtAACTTGACGCAACACTTAtatactcatacaggagaaaagccatatcattgtgatatctgtgctaaatcattctctcaaaggagtAACTTGACACAACACTTTTATACACATAGAGGAGAAAAGTCATataattgtgatatttgtggtaaatcattctctcgtagtaCTTACTTAACTAAGCAC aaacttacacatacaggaaaaaagccatatcattgtgatatctgtagtaaatcattctctcaaaattgtaatttaaatgaCCACAAACGTAGACATACAGGAGAaagaccatatcattgtgatatctgtggtaaatcattctctagga gtagtcatttgactaaacacaaacttacacatacaggtgagaag ccatatcactgtgatatctgtggtaaatcattctctcaaagtagtattTTAACTGGCCACAAACGTAGAC atacaggagagaagccatatcactgtgatatctgtggtaaatcattctctcaaagtagtattTTAACAGGCCACAAACGTAGACATACAGGGGAaagaccatatcattgtgatatctgtggtaaatcattttctagaaGTGGTGATgtgactagacacaaacgtacgcaTACGGGAgtgaagccataccattgtgaaatctgtggtaaatcattctctcaaagtattattttaactgaccacaaacgtacacatacaggtgagaaaccacaccattgtgatacctgtggtaaatcatacttTAGAAATAGTCAGTTGACtattcacaaacgtgttcatacgggagagaagccatatcattgtgacatctgtggtgaatcattcccTCAAAAAGGTCACTTAAGTAGACATTtgagtattcatacacaagcgtaa